One part of the Arabidopsis thaliana chromosome 4, partial sequence genome encodes these proteins:
- a CDS encoding NADP-specific glutamate dehydrogenase (unknown protein; Has 76 Blast hits to 76 proteins in 13 species: Archae - 0; Bacteria - 0; Metazoa - 1; Fungi - 0; Plants - 75; Viruses - 0; Other Eukaryotes - 0 (source: NCBI BLink).), translated as MCRSPDFERYVEKESLKVKAFFVRFTGLPTRGFLPDSLTLLYPPRINEAAFELDGSKIRPDSPAFVTLHRVVKGGDVIYGSRERVRVWEGIRFEVYMSEERVIKGIFRKDEGDKWKLECECEMEEEGAAEVVVAAEGHVATATMARKHRRRRKQKIGFECLEEIPEEREEGRDSDGGVCFCTCSGESDDGEGEWEEVEWTAEMESETEGMGWAVDLGIWVMCLGVGYLVSKASTKTLTSGRRRRTRRTFF; from the coding sequence ATGTGTAGGTCGCCCGATTTCGAGCGTTATGTCGAGAAAGAGAGCTTAAAGGTTAAAGCTTTCTTCGTCCGGTTCACAGGTTTACCCACCCGAGGATTCTTACCGGATTCTCTCACTCTTCTCTACCCACCACGAATCAACGAAGCTGCTTTCGAGCTTGATGGGTCCAAGATCCGACCCGATTCCCCAGCTTTCGTGACGCTTCACAGAGTCGTGAAAGGAGGAGACGTGATTTACGGGTCAAGAGAACGTGTTCGGGTCTGGGAAGGGATCCGCTTCGAGGTGTACATGAGTGAGGAGAGGGTGATAAAAGGTATTTTCAGAAAAGACGAAGGAGACAAGTGGAAACTTGAGTGCGAGTGTGAGATGGAAGAGGAAGGAGCGGCGGAAGTTGTTGTTGCGGCGGAGGGACACGTGGCAACAGCGACGATGGCGAGGAAACatagaagaaggagaaagcaaaagattgGGTTTGAGTGTTTGGAGGAGATACCGGAGGAGAGAGAGGAAGGGAGGGATTCTGACGGCGGCGTGTGTTTTTGCACGTGTAGCGGCGAATCTGACGACGGAGAGGGAGAGTGGGAAGAGGTGGAATGGACGGCTGAGATGGAGTCTGAGACAGAAGGAATGGGATGGGCCGTAGATTTGGGGATTTGGGTTATGTGTTTGGGTGTGGGCTATTTAGTGTCTAAAGCCTCTACCAAAACCTTGACAagtgggagaagaagaaggacaagAAGAACCTTCTTCTAA